The Acidobacteriota bacterium genome has a segment encoding these proteins:
- the aroQ gene encoding type II 3-dehydroquinate dehydratase, whose product MNVRRVLVLHGPNLNLLGEREPEIYGTMTLAKLNRLIRAEAKRLKLTVRIVQSNGEGALIDCLHKNRRWAQAVVINPGAYTHYSYALHDAVAGVNLPAVEVHLSDIRKREAWRRRSVVAPACRKQIMGKGAGSYLEALRYLARLKLPDGR is encoded by the coding sequence ATGAACGTCAGGCGCGTCCTCGTCCTCCACGGCCCCAACCTGAACCTCCTCGGCGAGCGCGAGCCGGAGATTTACGGCACGATGACGCTCGCCAAGCTCAACCGGCTGATCCGCGCCGAGGCGAAGCGCCTGAAGCTCACCGTGCGCATCGTCCAGTCAAACGGCGAGGGCGCGCTCATCGATTGCCTTCATAAAAACCGCCGCTGGGCGCAGGCCGTGGTCATCAACCCCGGCGCCTACACCCACTACTCCTACGCGCTGCACGACGCCGTCGCCGGCGTGAACCTCCCCGCCGTCGAGGTGCACCTGTCGGACATCCGCAAGCGCGAGGCGTGGCGGCGGCGCTCGGTCGTCGCGCCCGCGTGCCGGAAGCAGATCATGGGAAAGGGGGCGGGAAGCTACCTCGAGGCGCTCCGGTACCTGGCGCGCCTGAAATTGCCCGATGGCCGGTGA